A segment of the Epinephelus fuscoguttatus linkage group LG23, E.fuscoguttatus.final_Chr_v1 genome:
tctgaccccaccagatggcactcttggtttaaagataaaggctgaaggacttgcaatgaagtgtgctttcaaatctttgttgaacagacagcgccatctggtggcttcagaaaataaagacagtggttcatgaggcctcatttggccatcactactttttagtcattttcagcctctttgtcctttttttttgcccctttttttttaatcgtcCTGAGCAATTtctgtttgtagttgttttgtgtctcatagcagttgtttctttgtggtcaccTTGAGTCTCCTCCTTGTCAGTACTTGTCTCttcaagtgacattttgcaggtgaaggttaggggggccctgacactttAGGCCCCTAGGCCTGTGCCttgtaggcctgttcagtaatccatccatgcattttgacaacactgatgacattcacaccataaactgatgcatcAAAATGCATcacaatgcaggaaattaagtgtttgatgttcTAATTTGTCTGATGGAACAATATGTGTCTCCCTCAATGTCGGATTGAGACTTACCCTTGAACGTAcagctttgtttttaatcaaataataaaTCCTGTTTCTCTTAATCTGCAAGTTCACCAGCTAAACTTTTGTCCTGAAATCCTGTCTCAGGCAGTTTCACAGCAATTCACACCTCAGATAATTAATGTCTCATGACTCTGACATGACTGCTGTGTAGTCAGTGACTTGCACAGGACAGAGAGGTGTGAACAACCCTCTTGGGTGGGTGGTGAGATGTGTTGGAGGTCAAACAAGTCCAGCAGTAATTTTAGATATAGAatgttttgtctgtctgccaaTTTAACTTAAGCTCTGTGCATCTAACCTAAAGTATGTcatgtttctctgtctctcccattTCCTTCCAGGCATGAGCTCTCCGGGAGGCAATGGCCTCTCCGAGGAGCAGttcagctgctccatctgtctggAGGTGTTCGTGGAGCCCGTCTCCACTCCCTGTGGCCACAGCTTCTGCAAGGCTTGCCTACAGGGCTACTGGAACCACAGCAAAAAGTTCCTCTGCCCCATGTGCAAGAAGAGCTACTCCAAAAAACCCGAGATGAGCGTCAACAGGGTCTTGGCTGAAATCTCCTCCCAGTTCCAGGGGCTGATGCTGGCCGGGGGAGCTGGAGGGGCCGTGGGCACCGGGGGAAACTCAAAGGGATCCACTCTGAACATGAGCCTAGATATGAGCCAGGGGGGCTCCACAGGGTCTGACAACGGGGAGTTCGCCCGGGCGGGGGAGGTTCCCTGTGACGCCTGCATTGGGAGGAAGGTGAAGGCGCTCAAGTCCTGTGTGAACTGTCTTGGATCGTTCTGTGAGGTTCACCTCCGACATCACAAAAAGGTCAGTTTTTAGAATTATTGCATCATAAAtatctgttttctgtctccttgACAACGCCTCTTTCACTTCTATTTGTCTTATATTTAATTACTTCTTATTTTGCAAGATTTTTCTTCGTAATCACTTTATTAATTTACTTTTCCGCGCTCTTTGACAACATCATGTTCTGTATATACTTTACATCTGCTTGTGAGACACCTTCACTGATTTTACATCATATATCACGCATTGTAAATTGATATATtggaacaataataataatttcggCATTTTATGGTGTCATTTGACTTGATCTTAAACTACaattttaagtacatttttttgtggaaTTTATAAATCTTTTTCCGCACTACATGAGTTTACAGTGATTTTCCTCTACTGCAGTGTATCCTCGTACAACTGTTTGTGTGATATTTAACGAATTAGCACCGCATTGCCATCGTCATGCTAGGTACTTAACATTAAGTTACGTAGGTAAGCtttgggaaaagaaacacagttgGGTATCCTCATGGTACATAATTAACGTTAAGTTACATAGTGAATGTAAAAGTATGTTATTAACAatgttacataggttaggttaagaaaaataaagttacgCAGGTTTGGttaaggaaaataaatatagaTGGCCATCCTCACGTTACGTACTTAAAGTTAAGTTGTTaaaaaagttacataggttaggattaagaaaataaagttaCGCAGGTTTGGttaaggaaaacaaacatgtttggcCATCCTCACATcacgtacttaacgtaaagttaaatagattaggtttaggaaaagaaacatggttgggctacgtacttaatgtaaagttacgtgcTAAATGTAAAGTAATGTTGTTAACAGTGTTACATAGGCTACGTAGTTTTGGTTAGGAAAAGTAAATGTAGTTGGCCATCCTCACATTACGCACACTTCGTAAAGTTATGTAGATTAGTTTTAGGGAAataaacatggttgggcattgtcATTTTATGAACTTAATGTTAATTGATGTAGGtcatgtttaggaaaagaaacatggtttaGTGTCGTCATGGTTACACATTAAATGTTAAGTTACATTGTTAACAAAGTTACATGGGTTAGCTTTAGGAAAATAAACTTGTTTGGCCATCCTCACAttacgtacttaacgtaaagttacgtacttaataCAGAGATACGTAATTTACATTTAGGCAAGTACAATTATGTGGTTCAGGGTTAGGGAAAGAGACACAATCCTGAACACGAGTCTGCTGGGAGAAagtcctctgtgtgtttgaccGATTCACAACCCCAACCCACCATCTTATGTGGACTTTTTGATTTTATACTACTTCATTTCTTACTACTGGGCTAAGAGTCTTGTTCAGAGACTAATCAACCAAACCACAGCCCTAAGTTTTTTATATCTACTACTGCCCATTCAAATTCATGACTCATCCTTGTTGCTGTAACTCCCAGGTGAAGTCTCTGACATCTCATCGTCTGATTGAACCAACTTTCTACCTGGAGGACAAGATCTGTAAGAAACACGAACGTCTTCTGGATGTCTACTGCCGCACGGACCACACCTGCATCTGCACGGCATGCGCTGAGGCCACTCACAAGTCCCACGACATCGTCTCCATTGACCACGAGTGGAAGAAGAGGATGGTGAGTGGTGGATAGAGAGGTCTAGTTTTAAACTGTTTCTGAAGGGGTTCAGATTCTATATCCTGCCTCTAAGGCACCTGATTAACACCTCGCTCAGGGTTTCAATGTAATGTGACTCTCATGATATAAAGCTGTGTTGATGTTGATTCCAGTGTGCTTCAATCCTTTTTTATCGTCTTCTGACAGAGTAATGTGAGTAAGAAGAAGTCGGAGCTGAAACATTTGATCAAGGAAAGAACCAAGAAACTGGACGAGATCAAACAATCCATCAAGGTCATCAAGGTGAGTCATCTGAGGGCTGATACAATAggtttcaacagtgctgtggttaacatgtggttgggtttacactggaaacacagtgatgactgcTAAATCAAAACCAGTGAtgatgtttgttggtctcgaacagttgtctgcagcttggcagataTCACACCTAGCTGTCACggcatccaccatcccctccatgtCCTTATGTCAAAGTCAGCTTATCTATTATGTCACCTTATATACACCTTATGAACGTTGATATGGTACACATGGAATGTACAAGGTAAACGCAACATATTCGtggcatgccaacattttcctctgctgaATGGGCTGATGACAGACAGTATTTAGGAAACAAGATCTCACCTGTGAGTCCTTGTGTATTTAGAGCCTTGGGTGACAAAACACAGCGTGTTTGAGAGTTTGGGTGTCAATTTTCAGCTCTTTAAAACATGAAACCAGTGGGAGTAAATGCTAGTTTGAAGATGCCATTACAGTAGCTCCCGTTTTAACAAATTCACATATATAAtttcaaggggaaaaaaacaggattcaaaattaaaaacacttttctttttctttttttttttttttttttacacaggaAAACCCTCTTGACATACATAATGGTGTTTtgcataaaaaaacatacaacaaatgaaaaaaattataAAGTAACATGAacttaatttaacttaatttcaggattgttttgaaaaatgctaaaaaaaaaatattgtagaTTTAAAGTGTAACTGTGAATTCATGGAGCTAGAACAGTGAAAATTTAATTTGCCCTCTAAAAAGAAACCattgacactgaaaaaaaatccacaaaaaaaGGCGTTcaaaaatattgtaattttatttttatatttttttgcatagttttttttattggtaTTCCTGTGATGTATTTTCTTCCACACAAGAAAGTGACATacaattaaaactaaaaaaaaagaatgaaaaaagctttcattaaaaaaaataaaaataaaatatatacaaataaaatttaaaaaaaaatcagaagcaagagaaaaattattttatttaatttcaggcttattttgataaatcctaaaaaaaatgtgaatctAATGTGCAACTGTGAATTAATGGAGCTAGAAAAGTGACAGTAGGTTTTgccattgaaaataaaatttggttttgaaaaagaaaacaatgacactgagaaaagaaagaaaggcattaaaaaaaattaatctttttttcatCCACACAAAAAGTAACAAAGttataacagaaaaaaagtgaataaatgtcaatgttaaaaaaacaccctgaaaaaaaaacagtgacatgtaaaaacaaacaaacaaaaacatattgtataatatataattaaattgaaaatccatttttatgcatggtttttatttttccaatgGGATGTTTATTTAGTGccaatgtttcttttttcaatgCCAAAACTTACACTGCTCTAACTCTATATAAACTATCCAAGTGAATGGGAGCCTTTAAAATGATTGTGCAGAGACTGAGAGAACCACAGGGGAACACAGGGACCACGCTGGCATGTGGCATTTAAAGACAGCAAATTGAGAGCCTTGTATTGACATTTAAAGGTAGAGGACCAGGACCTGGTGGTATTATGATGCACAATAACAACCACAATAGGCAGGCTACAACAACTGGGTGACAGTTTTTTCCCCTCAAGGCATTAAAAGACAGTTGATCTCTTTCTTAGTAACTAGCACCTTTAGATCAAGTTGTTTTGACGAATTCAATCTGAAAAAGCTAAAACTAGCATCAAATTTTACGgcttttttttatgtaataAATGTGTTATGACAACATCTTATCAGCCCTGGATGACACTGTCTGGCTAGTATAAGTACTTGCTTTGTACCATTTAAAACATGCACGCCATGTGTTTTGAAGTCTGTGTTGATCAGGCAGCACTGCTGTTGTACTTCCCCTCAGTACTGCATGTTAAATATTTGCCCATTCTCCTCTCATGTAGCGCTGATAGGCTTTATTTGCATTTCAAGCAGCACTCTGATCCGGGCAAGGATACAAAACGTTATCAGGCTGTGGCTCAAGGGCACTTTGGCAGGACACACGGCTGTTGATGGGATCACACTTCGCCCACCTCGCTGAAGATTTTGCTTTGTTGGAAAATCTGCGACACGCTTACACGTTGGACACGTCTTTTGCATAGCTGTCGTGTTCTGTGGTGAGCTGGtgactgcagtttgtttgtctccatgtctgAGGCTGCCCAACCGGTGCGACCAGGGTTCACATTTGCCTTTAGTTTCACACACCCTGTTTTTACGTTCAGCCTCATTACAGTAAACCCAAGGATAGGGTGTGAAAACGTGAGTGATTACACtgcttttgttcatttaaattaAAGGATCCTAACATTAGCTGTAAATTGACTGCAGTGCTATCGaggttttggttgttttggtttCCTGCTTGACGACATTTTTATCTACTTTTACGACTACAATGAGGATTCAGTTACCAGAGGGTTGAATATCAGGATATCcaaatctctgtgtgtgtgtactgcaaACACATGACTGCTCATGTGCATGGTGTTGTATGTGAGGGCTCGACTGATGCCACTGATAGACATGCAAATAAAGACAATGACGTAATCACAAACCCGAGTTAAACCCGACATAAACCTCatattaataaatgaatgacaTCCTTTCTAAAAACATAATGTTGCTCAGTTGTTGGTGAGTACAAACATTATGTTTTTAGAGAGGATGTCATTCATCTTTCCATTCAACCCAGTCGTGagaaaaaatattggcattgtgtttctgcaaaccacagatacattacctTTGCACTTTATTGTGTTGTGGACACACTGACACTTTacgtttcagtgctgtggtaacaagtggttagttttaggcacaaaaaacttGGATATGGTTAGAAACGGTCATGTTTTGGGTCACAATTTCTGCCAGAAAACCAGGGATGTCTCAAAGAAAAGCTTTACATGCCACTATACTGTTTtgctaaaacaaacattttatgtggcactatccctgatGAAAGAAACGTGATAGGActctacaaaacacccacatttgatgccACATGAAAAACAGTGATTGGTCACCACAGAACACCCACATTTGTTGGCCAGAAGCCGCTGGAAAGACAATGATGGGTCACTAttaaacacccatgtttgatgctcaaaaatccactggaaaaacagtgatgggtcgtaaaaaaaaaaaatacaacaaaaaacaaaaacatttttagtgcCTGAAaatctaccaaacacacatGTTTAGTACCTAAAATCTGgtaaaacagtgatgggtcacgACCAAACACCGACATTTAGTGCTTAAAAGCAGctgaaaaaacagcagcaggtcacaacagaacactgacatttggtggccaaaaatctgctggaaaaacagtgatgggtcaccACCAAATACTTGTTTTttgcctaaaaagcagctgggaaaacagtgatgggtcactacaaaacacccacatttgatgcctCAAAAACCACAAGAAAACAGCGACAGGTCACCACAGagcacccacatttggtggccaAAAAGCTactgaaaaaacagtgatggcttgttaaaaaaaaacatgtttggggtCCCCAGATTCGCTgggaaaacagtgatgggtcactttcaaacacccatgtttagcacctaaaaagcagctggaaaaacagtgatggacgctaaaaaaacacaaacatgtttggTGCCCCAAAATCCACTGGAAAATCAGTGAAGGGTCATCAcagaacacccacatttggtggccaaaaagctgctggaaaaacagtgatgggtcgcAACCAAATACACACATTTAGTGCCCGAAAAGCAGCCAGAAATAAAGTAattggttgctacaaaacacacataatTGATAcctaaaaaaacacatgaaaaacagcGACGGGTCACAAAAGAACACCCACATTTGCTTCCCAAAAACATGCTGATAAAAATTGATGGGTCACTACCAAACACCCAGAGTTGGTGCCCaaaaatccactggaaaaacattGATGGGTCACTACcaaacacccatgtttagtgcctaaaagcagctggaaaaacagcggcTGGTCACCAcagaacacccacatttggtggccaAAAAGCAGCTGGAGAAACAATGATGGGTCACCACACAACACCtactttactgtgacattatCAGGGTTATTTCTTTGGAGGGCTCCTTCAGAGCCACAGAGGGTTGTTTCACACACTTTGATACTTTGTTCTCAGGGAAGATTTGATTTATGTGGACTCCCTCTTAAGCTGATCTTAACTGAAATGTCACGTTCCCCCTTACCTCATGTCCTCTCCTTTACAGGCCAGCTCTCAGAAGGAGCTGGAAGAGAGCTGGCAGGTGTACGCGGAGCTGCAGCGCATGGTGGAGCAGAGTCAGGCGGAGCTGGTGGAGCTGATCGCCACGAGGCAACGCGAGGCTGAGCGTCACGCTCAGGAAATGGCCCGCACTTTGGAGAACGAGCTCAgccagctgaggaggaggagcaacGAGCTGGACGCCTGCGCACAGACCCAGGACAAAGTGGTCTTCCTGCAGGTAGAGCAGATAGACAGGCACACCCTGCGGCAGCCATGTTGGAGGTCCAGATACAGGATCCCATACGTTTTTATGCTCAGGTTACAGCAGGAAATGATGAAATCTGCttttcaaatttcaaaataaatctctCTATGTTTGCCAGCTGTTACTGGAGCAACATTTACACCACCATCTATTAATGCCCCACTTTTCTCTGGCTGTTGGTGGAGCTCTTCCATTTCTGTTCCAGTTCTATTGACGATCAATATTTGAAATCAAGACAACACTCCAAATGcgattttaaaaatgaatgccGGCATATTATTTATTACTTCATTAGTCAGTTTTCCGGTGTGTAGCCTACATACACAGAACACACTTAATATGCATTTAGGACACAGCAAGGGAGCTAATTagttaaaatgccaaacacaTGCTGATGTTCCATTTACAGTAATAGAAATGTGAAAGACATCCACCTAAACAGACATTATACTGTTAATATTAATGTTATCAACCAGGCTGCAACTGTATAAATATACTTTGAAATATCTCCGTTTTATCGTCAGCAATCATACAAATAATATCCACACAGCCAATTATCCAGCAGACCTCCAGCTCTGGTTGCTAAGAGATTTATAACACAACATCAAAAGCATCTACGAACAGAGCCAGCTGTTATGGAAGTACCCCCTTGTGCGTTTACCCTGGACTGTTTATGCTgataaaatgttgatttttctctcatgaaaaacatctttgaaGTCAGAATTTTTGCACATAGTTGAGAGGAAGCGAAGGCATAGCTATAACtgcacacacccaaacacagttGTTTGCAAGAACAAATACATTCACTGTTCTGTATCTGCAACTCCTCTGATATAAAAACTGCTTCTTCAATTATTTATAAAGATAAATCTGCCCACTGTCAAGATTTCTCATTGCATACAGTTGTGGAAATCATATTTAGTTTGTTCTTTTCACTGCAAAGACTTTATTTCCCCTGAGGGGTCATTCAATTTTAATTTCACTCTGCCTTGCATAACCTTTCTCCTCCGTTTCCTGCAGAGCCTGGCGACGCTGCCACCCCCGCCCGAGCCCACCGATTGGTCAGCGGTCAGCATCAACACTGACCTCTACCTGGGAACCATCCGCTCCTCCGTCAGCAGTCTCATAGACAAGTTCCAGGAGGAGCTCAAGAGGCTGTACGGGAAAGGTGAGGGCAGGAGTTCTCACTGTTAtgataaaacaaagattttttttgacagatGTGTCACAAACTAAAACAAGTTAATAAATAGGAATTTATTTGTAACATGATTACTATGGgcagttaaaataaatgcactacgtcggtacaatactgcaaattgatgtttttttccttcaacaacaaacacacgtggttagatttaggggcaaaaaacagggtttagctttagaatcttatgggacgcgaacactagtgatggccaaatgaagcctcatgaaccactttctttattttctgaccccaccagatggcggtcttagtttaaagataaaggctgaaggactggcaatgaagtgtgctttcaaacctttgttgaacagacagccATCTAGTGGCTtccaaaaataaagacagtggttcatgaggtctcatttggccatcactagccaACTTTCATCACTGTCCTGCCGcattccccctgatgctgccgggTGCCGTTAAACTATGATGACGCCTATATTTGTTGGTTTCTGAggtcacaagtcactgcccaagcgccggattttaacaacttcggagtgagactgggtccTTCCAACTCACTCTTAGCTGGTGTGGACTGCTTTGCTGGGAGGGGAGCGGGCAGCAGCTCAGAGATGGACCTTTATTCGGCAGCTGTAGTGGCTTGAAGTGCAAACCCCCCAGAGCTGGTTACagctgtgtaatggcagcaacagaaagtttgctgctCTAGCAGGGAGTCGGGGCTGTCCAGTCCCCCTGAGCTGTGGTTTGTGATTagaggctctagctaacgttagctacataaaccTGAACTTGAAGTCTAGtgttctctcagtccacttcaGATACAATAGattgctgcaggaatgagtcctaaaacttGGAAATTAGTTCACACTTTAGTCCCGGTTCCCTCATTTCAAAGTGGGTTTTTGGtgagatgcctgaaataaggtctgtggtaacacaagctaaagagacattcaggttttgttctacaatataaaatacatcagttatGTGTCATACAAAATGCGGTTGCTAGCAAGTAGCTAATGAGACTGAAGAGCATTATAATGCCGAACACTGCTTTGAAGCCTcgttgtggtggtgacgttaagtcatgcgGCCaaagtgtagtttgtttactgCCTAACGTAAGCTATTTACTTCTAGCAATTGCATTTACGATACTAATATTATGACagttgtgttcatttgtgaacaGAACAAATAAGTAGGCCTgttataaacatttgtttgccgcAGAGTGTATTTTCTGCAAGAATCCAAATTCAACTgtaaaatcccataggctttttgacggaggaaccagggtgatgctaacttctgcattggcctacagaaaaaccaTCCCTGCATCAGTCTATATGCTAAGTTGTGCAAAGTGCATAGATCAGAGAtgattagaaaaataaataaatattcaacaCAAACTTAGGTTTGGCCATGTTGTAGAgctggtttgctgtctctgtcaagtagctgtccattagtcaaacagcacttcaaagtagaggctctgtgctggaaattcactgtacttcagaataaagtgtgtttctaacaaacttgacacatttgagagtcacttgtggtccatttagAATAGACCTACGactcaccagttgggaaccactgatatacagtatgtactaGTGTAAGTAACTGCAGGAAACTAAACTACATTCCAATAATTTATCGGTGCTGTTGGTGTCCATCCCTATCAACTGAAAATAATCCTACCCAACATGCAGTGCTGCTGGATTATTTGTTCAAATTTTGTTTACAGGAAAAGGCATCCCTCCTTGTCTAATAGCAACAGCACTTCCTGTGCAAAACTCAGCACAGGGATATGTAGGTCACTGTACGAGCACTTTGAAATAGAATAGTGACTCATCATTTCGCCAGCGCCTCTCCACAGCACTCACACGTTCACACATACAAGATGGTCGGACAGATGGATGTAGTGTTGATGCCAGAGTTcacccacttggactcagtagagagctgactgacagcagcacaTGTCTCGAGCATTTACAGTTCTGGATTAGATCGACATGTTTACCACCCACACGTGCCATCTGCTTTGACTTTGACTCTTCAGCTGAACGACTTGCTGACTtggttctctgtctctctgtttgctctctctctctctccctcagaGCTCCGGAAGGTTCAGAACTATTCAAGTGAGTAAAACTTTATACTGTCAGTTTGGTGACCAGTAGTTTCCTCTTATGTTTTGTCTGTGGCAGTGAGTCATGACTCTCCATATGAGATTtcagaaaagagaggaagattTTGATGATCTTCATATATTTAGTTCTTAAAATTGTCCACAAGATGGCGCCACTTCTCCACAGCATAGATCAGCTCCATGCAGGGCGATGCAGCACTTTAAGAGTGTTAAGTTCACTTCAGCAACAAACATTGTGCTTCTTCAGATTTAGTTTTTTGAtcttatgtaaaaaaaaaagtaaataaataaaaacctcaATAAATTCACAAaatatgatttattattatgGATTAAGGCCCTGTTAACCCATGCAGGTGTTTGCAGGTATTATCACTTTCAAATACGAATTGTACAAAGCTACACTAGGATTTTGATGTGGCCACCAAAATCCATAATAAATACAACTAATTAGTTTTAAAGGCCCTATAGTCCTCGCTTTCACCGCCCTTGAAAATGAAGGCCTGATTTATGTCACAAAGTAAGTGCATCAACCATTGCGCAGCaagaacaggaagaggatagtgCTTTTTATTTCCCAGTTAGTTGTCAGTAGCTATTCCCACTCAGGAAAGAGTGTCagtgtaagttctttgcagttcctACTACTAAGACTCTCCTGTATTGCacattttcttcttgttttctgtgtttgggaagttCATGGGTGTGTACCaacacagcactcaggtgaggtccaggctttataaaaaggtagcaaccaggtgccagacatTAAACAGCAGATatccaagagacacaacacagacaaaaatgcaaatatagcgaggcaaaacgccaaacaagagtgaatttGGAGTTGgcatttacttttacttttgatggcAAGCATGTTTACAAACTATATTCGACAATCCTGCATCGTATACCTTTATATAAAAAGGATCTACACACAGGATTTACCACTGCAACTCTGTTTTAGGTGAATTCAGTGGCACACTTCTTGGGACAAAATAGTTTGGGTCTGAATCATCAAATAAAGAGTGCTTAAATTAAAGGGTGAGCCATGACAGAAACCTTTTTGACAAGCATGGTGAGTTTTTGGGGGGATTCAGGTCCTTTGTTTATGCCAAAAGCCAGCTTTAGAAGGTACTCACTGTTGCATCAAGCAGACATGTTCAGACATGGGCAACTCCTTGCTGTGATAGTTGAAATACCATTATTTTCTGCTCTGTCCTGTCCAGGCGAGGTGATTTTGGATCCTGCCACGGCCCAGAGGAACCTGGTTGTGTCCGATGATGGCCGCCAGGTGAGATATGAAGAGCGAAGGTCCAACCACTCTGAGGGTCAGAAACGCTTCAGTCCCGCCCTCTTCGTCCTGGGCCGAGAGGGTCTCAACTCTGGGCGACACTACTGGGAGGTGGACGTGGGGCGTAAGACGGCGTGGACGCTTGGCATGGCAAGCACCTCAGCCCGCCGCAAGGGTGAGATCAAGCTCAGTCCAGAGGGGGGATACTGGTGCCTGTGGCTGAAGAACGCAGAGGTAAAGGCTTTGGCATCGTCCCGTCTGCCTCTACTGCTGCCAACCCAGCCCTGTAAAGTGGGAATCTTCCTGGATTATGAAGGAGGCCAGATTTCTTTCTATGATGTGAAGGCGCGTCTGCATCTCTACACGTTCGTCGATACTTTCAATGAGAGTCTGTACCCAATCTTCAGCCCCTGTCTCACCCATGAGGGGAAGaactctgctcctctcatcaTAACCC
Coding sequences within it:
- the LOC125884130 gene encoding E3 ubiquitin-protein ligase TRIM39-like; amino-acid sequence: MQSMSSPGGNGLSEEQFSCSICLEVFVEPVSTPCGHSFCKACLQGYWNHSKKFLCPMCKKSYSKKPEMSVNRVLAEISSQFQGLMLAGGAGGAVGTGGNSKGSTLNMSLDMSQGGSTGSDNGEFARAGEVPCDACIGRKVKALKSCVNCLGSFCEVHLRHHKKVKSLTSHRLIEPTFYLEDKICKKHERLLDVYCRTDHTCICTACAEATHKSHDIVSIDHEWKKRMSNVSKKKSELKHLIKERTKKLDEIKQSIKVIKASSQKELEESWQVYAELQRMVEQSQAELVELIATRQREAERHAQEMARTLENELSQLRRRSNELDACAQTQDKVVFLQSLATLPPPPEPTDWSAVSINTDLYLGTIRSSVSSLIDKFQEELKRLYGKELRKVQNYSSEVILDPATAQRNLVVSDDGRQVRYEERRSNHSEGQKRFSPALFVLGREGLNSGRHYWEVDVGRKTAWTLGMASTSARRKGEIKLSPEGGYWCLWLKNAEVKALASSRLPLLLPTQPCKVGIFLDYEGGQISFYDVKARLHLYTFVDTFNESLYPIFSPCLTHEGKNSAPLIITPVKHT